The Periplaneta americana isolate PAMFEO1 chromosome 16, P.americana_PAMFEO1_priV1, whole genome shotgun sequence genome segment CGGTCACTTACAATAACCTATGAGTGTACTGGAGAATAGATACAGCTTGCCAGGCAGTGATAGTCCCCTGATGCTGTGTAGAACCAGAAATCGATACTGCTATGCAGTTGTTTTCCTTCCTCGGCCTTGATAACGTAGCCATAATCGGTTAATAGTACTGCGTTATGTGTTCAATACTCGAGCAACATGACCTTGATTTTGACCACCTTTTATCATTCCAACAGCTATGAgtatttcagaagttgtgaaatgaCGACCTTCCATGATTAAATAAAATGACTTCTTATGATTCCAGTAAGAAAACAAGAAGATATcttcaaaatgttacatttaagaACCAAGCATAAAGACCTTCAACAGTATAATATCCACGAAAATCTATAAAATAAACGATTTAGACAGgaaaatcaaaaactccctaattccaataaactaaattttacaggagagagaaaaaacttatcatatatcttactaactttaaatattatacatttacctattaatattatgtaaagtTACATTCttaatcaattaaatacttcaaaacctaaatttttacattatcttacggcACACTTTGAAATCAACACTGCTGGAGTGAGTGGTTGTCTGACTTCCACAGCGTATGAATTaagcaaaatgaataaatatgacccatatgaactaataaaataattatagtccacacttgtggagtaacggtcagcgcgtctggccgctaaaccaggtggcccaggttcgaatcccggtcggggcaagttacctggttgaggttttttccggggtttccctcaacccaatacgagcaaatgctgggtaactttccgtactggaccccggactcatttcaccgccattatcaccttcatatcattcagatgctaaataacctaggtgttaatacagcgtcataaaataaaccaagaaaataaataaaaataactatatcATAATTCcgttatgaaacattggaatatgcgagaaaatggaagtttattattacgattaacattactacttttttttttttaatttcaaatatatgagacagaaaatcacaaattaccttaaagcacatcaaaatacacaaataaaaccacaaacaatattaaaatgttaacacagcctgattcatgttacagattctgttttttctctcactctcgtGTTCTTCATGTGCATCTAGATTATGACTGTCCAGAAACAGAATTTGATaatacatcctactttcctcagaaataaaccattaaattttgcaagtcactttcctttattttttgaatggcaatgctgaattacattttactttactggggaatgatgcatctgtatcgGGTTTCTGGAAGATAAATCGACTTCATATTGTGCCTTCTATAGCCTTACATGTCCTAGATTTTTGTGAGGGTCTGAATActgtatcactttactcagctagTTGAgtgatagtgttgccacctaccgggaaattaagcttgcaatgaaaaaactctcttattccatggagtaagtggagttctgacttccacgagttttaaaacagcccccaaaatgcagatgaatgtcgaaatgAATGTATTCTTGCTTTCCGCGCATAAGttacgggacaaactaaaaagcaccatTCAGTCCAcaactcaattttgtaaaaaaaaattggagttagtgggtttttgatctccctgtctcaattgttCAAAATGTTGTCATAGCAACGACAAGGAGTAAATATTTTACTGACGTCATAATCAGaaatatagcataaaatatacaaaaaatgtgGCTCAGTTCTAATTGTCCCTTAGACTTTTTTGAGCAGTGtattaattttctgcattagGTATCTCTGTAGTCTAaagcagaaatttaaaaaaatggtagtGCTTTTGAATTGTGACTTAATACCATTACCAACATTTTAAggcttgaatatataattttatttaaactacaATTACCTTTAGCCCAGGGCCGCTTTACCCATAGTTATCAATGCCTAAAGAGAGTCTTTAAAATACTTGAGCCTAAACAAATTAAGTATCCACTTTAGATTTTACGCACTGCCGAAAAAAGTGCAGTATTCAATGAATAATTTCCATTCAGTACAATATCAATGCATTACCTTGATCTTTGATGacttaaatacagtattacacgtaacacaaataagtaacaaatttagcaTTAATATTTACACTTTAGCCCGTATTATTCTAAGGTTACAAGTTTAGTACTCATTGCTTGCATTGTACGATTCCAATCCATGGTTACTGGTATTTAATTCTTTACAATTCCGACTTCACAAATGTAATTCAGGAACGTGTACAGaatgctatgttaaaatcagTAACTTATTAACAAAAATTTCTGGAAAGAGCTAGGttcattcacaataaaaaaaataatgcgaGAGTGTAAACATTACAGTAACGGCAAGCAGTTGAATCaccattcaaaattaaaattttactttacCACGAAGTCATGAAATATATCTGCAAACAGAAGACTGCTAACACACAGGAGAATCACACGAAAGGGGAGTCGTATATTTTATGTTCGTATAAAATAATGGCAAGGTAGATATTTGTTCCATAAAGCAGAACATACGGCTGAGCACTACAAATTAGTATTTATGGTTATTAGACGAGAAAAATTCGGGCTGGCACTGGGGATCGATGCCAGGTACCTTAGttgtacgtaccaagcactctaaccacgATCTACGCCAAAGTTGAATCCACACCACCAGATCGAATTCCTCTCGCCTAGTgtatttccctttgtggccaAATTCGAGATATACTGTATGTTCACATATACACAGGatatttccgaggtggtgttacaatctttcagggatgatggcgaagggcacatgtatgaatttgagatcaggaaccatggtccggaaatgactgagtcgaaagttataagcaaaaatggttgtgtgaaaatggaattgtaatttggcaccacgtgccctccttcccttaacttttggaacagtcttggaaaaatggtatgggccggatgtctcctacgtgggtacttgccccgatacaatctgtgaacttgtctattgttcccattggctcatccgtattcgaaaatcaggtctgcttattctgctctcgtgtactccttcatttcactaggactgatctactggacactgcaacttgtacacatacactgctgtctacagacgtgtatatcaggaccgaccatgtccgttacacattacgctatctgcattgctttagtgtagtttcctgtccccatccctcagacagcgcactgaattgaatactgtaagtagacaaagtaaacaacgtcagatgaatacagtatgtgtaagatgtacagataaatacacataaataaggtgtagagaggaataaaaatatttcatttccacacaactatttttgcttgtaactttcgactcgattattttcggaccagggttctttatctcaaattgacacatgtgcccttcgccaacatccctgaaagtttgtaacaccacctcgaaaacaccctgtgtatgtgtgtgtatgtatgtatgtatgtatgtatgtatgtatatatatatatatatatatatatatatatatatatatatatatatatataaaacataggGTAAACCACCCAGTTATTGGCACCTTAAGGACATTGGATGAGGAAATcttaaatttctatgaaaatactcTTTACTGGAACCTAGAAAAACTCTGATAAATAGAGTAAAGATTGACAAATGCAATGGTAAtattaaatagtattttatttcacaattaatGCAACAATGtcttgttaaatatttaggatcaaATATGCCAGTTATTGGCACCCTTTTACCAGTACTTGTCACCTTTTttcctatatatttatttctaacaggtgcagcggagcgcaagggtatGGCTAGTGTAAGATAAAACTATAAACACAAAGCTACCTAATCTAAACTTTCTGAGATTTAAAGTCTTGCGTAACTTTggtaagtttttttttgttacaataaCTACGCGCAATGTACTGATTAACTCAATGTCCGCAGCACATGTCACTCGGAGTTTTCCAGTTTCTGTTTTCACCATCATCACACCATCGATAGTCCATAGTAAGCCAGTATTTCTGGATGCATTCCTGGAACAATTTATGTCTAATTCTAGTCAGATCTTCTTGAATAGTAATACTGCTCCCCTTCAGAAGTCTTCTGTTACAGAACACCTCACTTCTTTTACGATAACTAACGTACTTAACTATTATAGGCCTTGGCTTACCTGCGTTCAGTCGGTCTACACGATGACTCCTGTCCAAGCAAACACATCTTTGCTTCTGTCTATATCTTGCGTGTCGATCTTCACTCCGATCTGAATAGCAACGTTGCCTGCAATGTCGTCGGCGTtttcaccttcttcttcttccttcatgCCGAATATACGAAGACATAGGCGTCGCTGATACTGCTCTAGTTCATTTATCTCTCGTCCCGTTCAACTAGAGCTACTTGAAGTTTCTCGATGACCTCTGTATTTCACTCTATTGTGCTTTTCAGTTCCGCCACCAGTGTCTTCCACGAGGTTGGCAAGAATGCGAAGCATGGATTCATCTTTCCAAACCTCCATGGCAACCCTCTTAATAACTTCTTCTGTAGATTCGGTGTTCGATTTATCATTTCTTCGAGACATTCTCGTTAAATAGTCAGAACACGAATCACAAACActtaaggtacggtttgtttacggcgatcatcgccgagcgcACAACGTCAGCTGAGGTGTTTCCTTTAACAGCGAACATCGCCGTCTTTGCTGTAGAGATTAATCGATTTCTAAGTAACGACAATCAGTCGATCGAAGACATCGCAGATTAATATCGATTGTCCCCAGCTGTTTAAGAATGAACTGAGAATTTACAAGTTCTAAAATGACTTTGAGTAAAGAAAAACTAATGactatattaccacagtctactatatacagtcgcgaagcttaatatgtagtaaaaatgcaaacatgagtagttgcccaccactaggatcgctactatcgcctcgtcatcgcagatctctctcctagcagacgacaaaatatgttacactttcgttatcgtgttcttttggaaaaattaacaccttccttccaaagacgttttatagtttaaccattattgaaatattaaatgcgttaagttaatttattattttaatgaagtatattaaatttcaccataaactcgaagatacctgcaagaaataggttaatattatttttgtttgtttgtgcaaaacgaactgaaatttactttaatcgcttcactcattcaagattatagcgataattaactatgaaaccaataaatattaatttgcatctccctttacaacaataataatggaaatatgaattaatggagtaacttaagtgtaccggtacttgtagtgtaggccaTAGACATATAAAGATACTTTCATGTCAAtggtgtaggcttacgtagttaacaaagtggggagaggttaagcaataataatcacaccagaattggaaataaaacgtgatcaataaattttattgtaacagactttttctacgtctctagtaaagtaacaaataaaaataacaaaattaacagctataattaaaaacatatccttcgaaaaaaaaaaagtaggcctaagtaataataatcccaccagaattgaaaataaaacgtgataaataaatttcattaatacaaacttaatttttctacgtctctagtaaaatattattattccagttattttattttagccattaacattttcattacaaccaataacgaacatttcacaagcatcaatgtgaaatacgcaacgagctaacactcgatggaaatacgacatagtccaaagtcgaccgtggacagtctattgtttctagttgctaactgcttggagcgctttatcacgagatttgcaaaaaatcacctcaagcttcgcgactgtatatagtagactgtgatattacttcttgaggaagaagaagattatgatgATCGAATTAAATATATGTACACCAATAGACAGAGGCTCCAAACCAATTACTGTGTATGTTTAAAACCAGACATAACTTACAGAAGGATGTTTCAATGCTCTAATTTGTAGACATCTACTCACTGatgaaattaaattcaaagaATATTTTAGACTTACCTTAGaacagtttaattttattttgtctttaattgAAAGTGATGTGAAGAGAAATCCTACCTCATTTGTTGAAAAACCAGTAAGTCCAGCAGAGAAATTGTCTATTACTTTAAGGTACcttaaataataatgcaattatAATGTTCGAACAactattcatgtttattaaattatatcatttttaGAAATATGAAATTCTGCAATAATTTTAGTCCatacataatttaatacaaaagtaacaatttcaattttaaagtcattttcgcaaattttaaaaaatgttgagaaGCTTGCTTCATTCTTATACTTCGAATTTCTAAatctgttacaattttacatatttgagcCTTCGCTTCTGCAATAAGTTCAGGGGGGGAAACTTGTAACTGTTTGTGACATAGATTCAAAGAAACTTCGTACTCCATTATCATCTTTTTCTGGGAACATAAGTTTTTCTAACAAGAGAGTCCGTTCGCGATCTCGTTTCTCCATTGACTCCCAAAATCTTTCATCACTGTTTCGTTTTCTCTTCTTAGTCCTTTCAGGAAACGGTGTTTGTTGACGAACTTCATATTGATCGTTTTGTTCGGCCGAGAAACCATAATCTTCGTCTattagcagtaggcctacatcagtttCTTGAGGTTGACTTAAATCAGTACTCTCTTCGTCTATGGCCAATGGCACAGAAACATTGGTTATAGTGCATCTTTCATTTTCAACTGTATCCAAAAATGCCATACTTTCGTAGTGTTCCCATTGGCTACTGGGACCAGCTGACGAACCTGTGCCCtgcttcagatttttttttttcctattataaGTATCACTGAGACTTTTCCACCTAGTTTTGCATtcatttactgaaataaaaaaatacaattaggcctactttctgtTTCGGGTATATGGCTACTGGGGAATCATTTCGATCTTTGGCCTTCACTTTCAGAATTTCACATTCCTACATCAGCAGAATAATTCGAGAGAAATTAACACCAATTTATCTGCCAACCCAATTaaagataaaatgaaaactaTTGCCAGTGACTTTTATGAAATGTGGAACTTTCCTAACTGTTGTGGAGCATTGGTCGGTAAACACTGTCGTATTGTGTGTCCCAATAATAGTGGATCTTTGTACTTCAATTATAAAAACTTTCACTCACTAGTACTGCTTgcattggttgattttaaatataGGTTTATTGCTATTGATGTAGGATCGTTTGGGAAAGAAGGTAATTCTTTAAGAAAGCTACATAAAAGAAGGCATACTTTTCTCTTTCATAACTGGCTTCTTTGAgatgtatatatttataaacacttggttttagtttgcagccacataCATTCAACACAAAAATCGTTTGATACCTACCTGTAAATTAGACTAATGCACTGCTGTAGCCTCCCTCCGTctacttgttacaaatataatactcGAGAGGTCCAGGAGCAATGCTAAGGAAACTGACCACTTCCCTAGTACAGTTACGTCCTgtcatgttatgttggtaattattAACAAGTGGGGTggagctacaacagtgcattagaatgtATAGGTAGATATTAAATGACTTTTATATGGTTccgtattgaaaatatttgtggctacaAACTAAAACCACGTATGTATCAATATATGTAGCCATATCTCACAGAAGTTAGTGAAGGGAAAGAATATTATGTCTTCTTTGTTGCAGCTTTTCTAGAAAAATATCTTTATTTTCCGAGCGAGCAAACCATAAATTACATCGTTCGTTATAAATTTTAGTGGTTTAAATATTCAAGCTATGGCCAAGCTATTCGACTTAAATCTAGTGATAAGATAacttcatttgaattttaaaatagtctCAAGTAGGTTAATTAATTAGCCATATATTACTGTAATCGTCATTAAAGATTGAAATTTCAAGGAAAAGATTCTCTTGACACCCTATTTATATGTTCCTGCTTTAAAAACACCCAGTCAGCATTTTTATAAACACTGTTATTAAAAAGttcatttgtaatattgtttttcttatgTATTTGCATTATAGCCTATCTTGAAAATAAGATACTTTACCACTCTTCCCTATAATTTCACCAACTTCCTTCCACAACATTTCTTTTTTATGGGCATCTCCATATTCTTTCGAACCCATATCATACAGAACAGAATGattggaaacaaaattaattaaaatatcattatttattGTTGAGAAGTTGCTAAATATACGTTTTGAAGCCATATTGTTTTATCGTGAGTAACGCGTACAGATTAGATATTCcatattacaacatgaccttctctaaatatcgattattgaaacgaatgcggcgatgtgcgtcctgaatttgcttcagaagcaaccttcagtgatctgcgtcgcgtccaacgaactgcgctggcgatcatcactgtaaagaaaccatgcgcattcattttaactgctagcaattccggcgacaatcgctggcgatgtgcgcctggcgatgatcgccgtaaacaaaccgtacctttagaCTTATTTTCTACAACAATTGATAGTCGCTAGTCTCACTATGCACCTGCTAAGGAACTGATAATCAGGAGCGCGATTTTTCTGTGTTTAGCTGCGAGCCGCCATGACACAcataaagaatcgattggtgatagtaccatttcccgtaacaaactgGAAGTAACCTGTGgtaaacttcgaaatttcaaatgaaaacatgggtcattgaaggtacaattggaaactacttttaaaaagaaacaacttttactgaaacttcatagtgtaacttttattgtttactcacaaagcaacaaaaatggtatattctgagaaatgctttatgttgtttatgtacatacactcttcatagtaaatgttcaaaatgtacgccatcctgagctaaacaatgttctggtcacctcctaacatccgtgattgtaCTACAGCACAGCTAAGAGACCCACAGTctgattctttgtttcatgtcttttcTAGTTGTTGGAAGCACTGAAGTGAACATTTAGAAACAGCTCCCAAAAATGGATCTCCCACAGCAAAACCACCCAAAAAGAGTTAATTGAATATCGTGGAGACTTAATACTTCAAAAAGTTCAAGATCGTGTAGAAAATGGTATTTGCAATAACAGTTGATGAGACAATTGATGAAAGCAGGTCTACATGTGAGCAATTGAAATTGTGCATTAGTAATGTAGAAATGCCAGGTAACACAGTAAAGTAAGATATTGTTGGATATGTAAACATCAGTGACTTAACAGTAGGACAAGAAACAAACACCACATTAACaattattgttagtaatattggTTTATCAGTTCACGATATATGAGTAAACCTATGATATAGACGTCAGCATGGCATCGATTTATCTCGTCACTTCTACACCACGTAAACATTTTCTACTATTTTTAATCTTCTACATCACATATCTTTTGTCTGAGTGTGATCCTAACTAGCAAAGCAACTCTTCTACGTAGCCTACCACTGGTAGTGTGTGGCACTTTCTTTCTAACTGAAATTTACCTATGTTTGTAGTTACCTAATCCTAAAGATATGTctttgttataataacattttacttTTCATCTGGAAGAGATTTttcaaattgaaaacaaaatccaCCTACACTTCACGAAACAAACCTACAAAGGCCTGTTTTTTAGTCCTTACAAATACAAATTCTTACCATTTTCTCACACTATTTACTACAAAGTTTCAGCTTACAAAACAAATGATTTGGACTAGAAATCTGAACAATAATGCGTGAGGCAATATCGGTTTTTCTTCAAATTATTGTCTCGTACTTAAAACTACCGATAGTAACTGTTCTAAACCGAAATATATTCACTTCCGTTTTCCTGTCTACCTTAAAATTGATATCTCTGTTTTCAATGTTTATAGCCTTCTACCATACTTTTGCGACACTATTTATACAGCTCATTTGATACTTGGTGTTTCACAACATTTGATCTTTCTAGTAATTATCCAGTAATTTCACTAATGCTGTTATCACATTCTTCTTCCATTACCTTTTTGACAATTATTATAAGGGAAGGTGCATAATATTTCCTTTACACATTTCACATTCATTTCCAAAAGCAGAGTGGCATTTTTCAGTTCACCTCAATTGCATTCATCGctcactagtaacatattacactatccagacatacaaacaattgctgtGCCACTGACACATATTGTCATGTCGGCATTTTAATGTGACTAACACTGTTCCCTTCAACTACCACTATTTTCAGAATTGTTCCATTTATTTCCTTCCCCTTCTGTTTGATTATTACAAAAGACATTGATGTAGCGATGATTCCTTTTCGTTAGCAATGATTATTCTTCATAAGTAACCGTAAGAAAAATTAGTGAACTGAATGTCTGTGGTTTCAATCGGGTTCAATGTTGGATTAAAACTTCAGAATTCAGAAGTAAAATGAACGAAAAGCATTATTGTGTGCCACCATTAAGAGGGGATATCTTTCGCGAAGATTGCAAACCACACTTAAATGTCTAGTCGCATGAGCACCTGCCACTACAAGTCTTTAAATTCCCACGAAAAGAAGAAACATTCAGCAGACATCCCAGTCACATCGATTCTCAGCCGCGTATGTGGTTACAGCCTGTTTCAAATCTTCCGAGAACGAGAAACGCACTTCACAATCGTCACAACAAAACCTTTCACATTTGTGTACGATGCATCCTCTATTAGATCACCAGATTCCGAAAAGATTTCAtttatatcacaactgaatgccttctcccCGTGTGTGTACAAGTGCATGCCTTTTCAGAGTCCCAGAGAGtgtaaatttctttccacatatattacaactgaatgccttctcccctgtgtgtacgaTTTTGTGCCTTCTTAGAGAACTAGCTTGCgaaaatttatttccacatatatcacaactgaatgccttctcccCAGTGTGTATGAATGCATGCTTTTTCAGACCACCAGATTCCAAAAACTtctttccacaaacatcacaactgaatgccttctcccCTGAGTGTACGAGTGAATGCTTTTTTAGATTACCAGAttccgaaaatttctttccacatatgtCACAACAGAAtgccttctcccctgtgtgtatgACAGCATGTCTATTTAGACTACCTGATtctgaaaatttcttcccacaaaTGTCACAAATGAACgccttctcccctgtgtgtaccCGTGCATGCCTTTTTAGGCTACGATATTCCCAATATTTCTTACCACAtacatcacaactgaatgccttctccTCTGTATGTGATAAGACAGTATGCTTATTTAGATTACCAGAttccgaaaatttctttccacatatatcacaactgaatggtttctcccctgtatgtatgcgtgtgtgcttttttaaattatggccgcaagaaaatttttttccacatatatcacaactgtaTGGTTTCTCACCCGTATGTTTGCGTTCATGAATTTTTAGATTAACAGAttgcgaaaatttctttccacatgtaacacaactgaatgccttctgGTCTGTCTGTACGGCAGTTTGTTTTTTTAGTTTAGCAGAGAGCGAACATTTCTTTCCACATAAATCAGAACCGAATgatttctcgcctgtgtgtattCGTGCGTGTCTTTTGAGACGATTCAAGTGCAAAAAATTCTTTCCACAGACATCGCTAATCAATGGTCTCTTGTGCTTGTTTATAACAGCATGGGTGTTGAGACTTGTCGAATCGAAAAACGACTTTCCACAATCATCACATTTGAATGTCTTTTCACATTCCTCCAGGCACGCATCTTCTGTGATAGTATCGCAGAAAGGTGGAACTCCTGAGCTGTGAAGGAAATGAGCTCTTAGTTCGAGCATGAAGGCTAAAGCAGAATATATCACCAACAATAAAACTACATGCaacacaaatacagggacatcattttatttttactaacatttttaatattaacctgcctatacctttgagaaccggaaacaccgttttctacccgtttccacgactggagttcgaagatactggcgtaaaatacaaacaaatcactttactaggtataggagggaagaaaagtagttcatccatttacgtaaactaggaaatattgcgtttttgaaattgataattttcattaggttttagtttaatcaaaatacagtacagtattaacaataagtgtttttactctcgaactgagctatccattcggacgtattcattatgcaatgtatattttactgtctacagcacattagcgtacaatatagagaatgaagttaaattgaaaaataatcataatatggaaatttaaacacatttctgaaaatggtggccgttcattttgatatatgattcagttcttttgtgcatattatcgcattatagactattgtacctaattccaattaccagtttcgtccttcgtactaacaacttgtgttgaaataattctgtatctgctctataaaggagtaccttacgtactgtaaactgaatcttcacttctgcccgatccgaaaagataaaattactcagacatgcttactactgtccgtccaagtggatttgttgcagagtcgtagaaaatggggaaatcacgtgacagttaattacttaacgaggcccttttaattaagttattttaaacagttgtataatattacatagacgtgcaattcttaacagaaattaatgttttcagaaaagagctaagacagcctagctactagactttatagaggggcgagcagaaacagGTGGAGGAAAccagaatgcgacgtaggcaaacggacgacagtatctgtgcgaaaatatgattcaatattaaaagctctttcgtcactggaaaactcgaaaatatttctggaatgtactatattcactaactcacaagggaagggattcggctcgaacaggaatttttggttaaaaatttgtacagaggcttgccttacaatggtgatgaagaccgtaaaagcattcatttgtgtaactctctgtTCGGTTCGTATTGGtcaatacatttctttaaaaatgtacatgaggattctcaataaaatgcatgaaacagcatggagcagagcaataagcacaacacgcgaaagcaacacctgaacaatcttctgaaccacactccagtgctgaaaaatcaaatgctacctgaattacatttttgaagtccgagacttgttcaggattcacgtaaccagctgactgccaggaatgctgaagcatagggcggtatactccagcagacaactggttatgagtaacagagtgcattttcattataaacactcgatttcccaatttAAATTCTGGAATCCCAGCGAGAGTCCTTATATAATCTGTTaacctccgagcatatattttgtattgtctaaggaaatagatatccagaggctggatatatttagtttttttttaggtggaatgatcatacattctacGTCCTAGACTTGACATGagtcattta includes the following:
- the LOC138691713 gene encoding zinc finger protein ZFP2-like isoform X1; translated protein: MADIILVNLSFLFFFSLSFSAVMDVIKMEREIDPLALERSNNTDIEEEKPQEGNVLDLKVTGIKTECVDDSYDVKSEMTFDKTDVPIDFVFVKSEVEEGNELDLHVTEIKTECMDHSCDLKSEMTFVESPVPIDSPIIKIEAEDKVCEINKVEEEEVKIEVNAEENDALTEGSGVPPFCDTITEDACLEECEKTFKCDDCGKSFFDSTSLNTHAVINKHKRPLISDVCGKNFLHLNRLKRHARIHTGEKSFGSDLCGKKCSLSAKLKKQTAVQTDQKAFSCVTCGKKFSQSVNLKIHERKHTGEKPYSCDICGKKFSCGHNLKKHTRIHTGEKPFSCDICGKKFSESGNLNKHTVLSHTEEKAFSCDVCGKKYWEYRSLKRHARVHTGEKAFICDICGKKFSESGSLNRHAVIHTGEKAFCCDICGKKFSESGNLKKHSLVHSGEKAFSCDVCGKKFLESGGLKKHAFIHTGEKAFSCDICGNKFSQASSLRRHKIVHTGEKAFSCNICGKKFTLSGTLKRHALVHTRGEGIQL